The nucleotide sequence TGTGAATACTGTTTGTCTCGACAAACTGCACTTGAAACTGTTTAAAGAAAGGTAAAGTTCAACCTAAAATGTAGAGGAGGGgttttgtaattttattttatatttcaaataaaaaaaaatgctgaattccTGATGCTGTCTGAAGTTGGTGTTGTTGGCTTTTACAGCATAGCTTAGCTGACTAGTACTTGAAGGGCTCTGTGGAATTCCTGTGTGCTGAAAGCCTGTCATTTAGTTTATGGTTAGTGGAGCACAGAGAGGCACTGAGATAAGCAGTCATCACAGGAACAgatttgtttcatatttcagcaGGCAGACTGTACAAAATGAAATGTGCAtccatacacaaaaaaaaaaaatgacaccataAAATATTTTGCACAAtatagttaaaaaataaatatgctaCCCAGCGGCGTGACTGAGATGTTCACACTGAAGGGAGTACAgtacgttttgttttttggcaatAACAACTTTCCTTTCACTAATAATTCTGTTTCTTTGACGGTCTGTAGAAAGACATCCTCCTCTGAACGGCTGTCAGTAGTTTGGGAGGCAGGAAATGAAGCTGACTTCTGAGCACTTCATAGTTCTTCACATTCTTTGCAATGTAATCCTCACAAATCCTGTTGGGGAGGAAAAATGAGTCAAGTCTATTTTGGGAATAAGATTACACAAGTAAATACAATGACCTACAAAGAAATAGACCTTTTTAACAGCAGAATTTTACTTGCCATAACAGCtgatattaatatcattagTGATAGCTCTGATCAGTAAGTCAAAGCTCACATTAACAGAGCTCGGGAGCTGACACACATCAACGTCACATAGCCATTATTAATTAACCGTATTTATTTCAGCCATGTTTGACAAGtctgttgtgtatttgtgtctaTTTCTGCTatgaaaattatttttgttgttcctTTTTATAAACTGATCAAGATTTATCTGAAGCGTCGTAATACCCAGGTGCTACTAAACGTTCTCTCtgaagtaaaataaaagacttgtACCTGGGAACACAATGTAGAATCAAGAGACATTGATAAAagctaataaataaaacagaaaataataaagacTGACAAAAGTATAgaggagtttgtgtttttaccgGAACAGAGGATAAGGCTGCATCTGGAAGACGAGTGCGTCGTTGCAGTGACCCTGAAAAGAAATAATTTAAGGTCATAAAGGTACATTTGGATTTCTTTAAATGTCACTTGACTATAAATTCAGCACAAAGTTCTTTTTTCTTAAAGAACAGCATCCTAAACTTcttttttctcagtgttttggGGTCAACCGGGGAACATCAGGACACACAACAaggtatatttttatttatttgttttttgagaaagtaaaaaatctgaaatgttcAATATCCTGCAGCAGTACTGCCAACTGCAACTGTAAAAGTTCATTCTTTAACCAAGTTTGCATCCCTAACAGTGTTACGGGTCTCTCCACATTTGTAGTTTTGGGTGGTTTCAAATGAAGAGTGATACAGAGCCACTGAGTTTTATATTGGATAAGACTTAATTGAATGAAGGGGattgttgggccttggcagaggtatgtgcTTGACCAAATCCCATCCTAGTTTGCCTTGATACTGTGTcattttatctgtgtttttctgtgttgaagCAAGACTGGCAACCACCCTTTGGAAGCTAATGGGGTTccattaaagattaaaaaacaagCAATTCCATTCTCTTCAAGTCTGTAAAATTCAGTCCGGCTTTCTATAGTGTCTCTGCAACACTTACGGTGTCGACAAGGAGGATGTAGTCACAACTTCCACCGAACACAATCACATCAGAGTCTTTGCCCGGACAAGCTGTGTGCCACAACCTTAAAAGAGAGTGAAGAGATGCCATGTAAATTCTGCAAACTCCTGTATGAACTATTAAATGTAAAACCTGTAACTTGTGGTTGTTGCTACCTTGGTTTATTCTTAAAAGGATGCTCAATTTCTCTCCATTTCTTTGTTTCGACATCAAGCAACCACCCATCACCTGATCGAGAAAATGGAGAGGAAATCAGTAAAAGACCATTAAATGATCAAAGCCACAAGGAAAATGATAGTATAAAGTGGATAAATATTCTCACTCATAGGTTTGCAGTCTACACTGAGGCCTCCAAACAGGAACAAGGAGGCGTCCGATACTGCTGTGAGCGTATGCCACGATCTGCCCACTGGAGAGGACGACACCGGAATTCTGGAAAACAAATTTTGCACAGTGCTGTCAAAGACAAACCTGATTAAAGATCAGGCCAGCTGAAATGTCATTGGTAGTGTTGAAATAAAAGTTATTTTGGCACACGTACATTTCTGACCATGTCCATGAGTTAAGGTCCAGGCAGTGGATGTCACTCGTCCTGGTTTCCtacaatcaaaagaaaaagagcacgACTTACAAGAGACAGACTCTGATTTGTGTTGCTGAGCTTCTGACTTCTTGTTGTCCACTTTTGAATTCTGATTTACGAGAGGAAGCGAGAAGCATGTGGAGCTCTCACCATGACTCTGCCTCCACAAATGTATCCTCTGCATCCAACTGTGGCACTGGCGTGGGCGGCTCTGGGGGCGGGAGGCCGACCCTGCACACAAAAACTGTCAATCATCTGAGGATGTTTGCAACTGTCTTAAACAGATTTCCAATGCTGCTTAAAATGCCCTTAGTTGCCTAAATCACTTATCAGATATAGAAAGTTTATAAAAGCAAGGATCAGTCTCAAGCTGACTCACATGGGTCTTTGGTTCACTCCAACCTTCATGCACGGGGTCAAAGACATGAACCTCATTGTTCCATCCCCAGAAGACATCCTCTACCTGAGCATGGATAAAGAGAGGCAAAGAATCATATTTATACTGAGGAATTAAAGAGTATTCCTAGTCAGAACCACTGATTTAGTTGTCAACAGATGCTGGAATTCTTATACATTTATTGAACCAAATCTCACTcaaaaatgtcaggaaataaTAACACATAACTGGCTGATATAGCATACGCATACAGAGAACTATGACATATTTATGGTGaataataatgtttaataaaaacattaccCATGATGCTTCATCTACAATGAAGCTTCTGTTCCTGCTGTCCACATCAGTTAGTAGTTTGTGACCGTATCCTCCAAAGTAAACGAGCCTGTGGAACAAGAGACAACAAACCTTATCACAGCTGCTACCATGCAGGTGCAGATTATAGATTACGTTTTTGTCGTTTATTAGATTTTACCTGCAGTTAATTATGCTGGAAATAGCATGAAATAATTCATGGTGCTTACCTTCCATTGTAAACCCAGCAGGTCAGTTTGTCTCGAGGCGAGGGAGCAGAACCGCTTTCATGTATGATCTTCCTCCACGTGTATTTGCCATCTGTCAGGTTGACACAATAGATCTGTTTGAAGTCAAACACTGATCACTTCTTCACGTCAGTCTCAGTCTCAGTCTAAGCTGTGACCACACTGATCCACGGTGTCAATTCATTCACACTTGTTAACTGTCACCCAATGAGGAATGTCATAAGTACATGGCTGCTGATGCCTAGATCAGAACATCTAGAAAAGACATGAGTTTTAGCTTCTTGTGAAAAACGTGTCATTACATCAGCATCTGCTTGGCCTGTAGATCTGAGGAGGTATTTCTGTTGCAATCCATACTCCTACATAACTAAAAACAATCTAAGACAACGACTGAAGCTTATGATCAGTGTGCCCACAGTCTTACAGGAGATTTTACACATACTCTGACAAAAAAATGATCTAAccacataaaaataaatcaataaaccaTCAATAAATCATGTAGTTTATGTGGAGTAAACAATAGATACGGTGTCATTGGCTGTCAGTTGTGAGCCTCACCTGATTGGTCTGTCCGTTGTCATCACAACCTCCAAATATGTACATGTGTCCGTTCAGGGAGCTGCCGCAGGTCCCAGACATAGAGGGAGGGACCTCCCCAGCCATGTGAAACACTTTCcttcaaacaaaataaatgaaaaataaagttaaaacatGTGACAGTACTCGACTGTGTCAAAATCCCCAGAAAGCTGGAGCGAAATCTAGATTTTTATCAAACATTATGAGAAAATATGCATTATAATTCTTTGTAATTGTAATTTATTTAACATTCTTACCATACACCCTGTTCCAAGTCATACACCCAGATTTCATCATTGGGTAGGAAAACTTCATTGTCAGCAATTGACTGTAGAGAGTACAACATGTCTATTACTATTCTTTCCAAGCCAATTTCTACTTCCATTCAAACACATCTCACAATGTTATACTTTACAATTGCACTCAGTTGTACTTCACTGCAGTTACAAAGAGttcataaaataaatgtgttaatttgCTATGAATTAAACTACCTAACAGTTTGTGGAAGTGAGGCTGAAATAATTAGTCAACTGACAAGAAAtcttaaatgaaaataatcattagctgaCAAAATAGTTAAAAGTAAGCCTCAAACAACTACAATAGTAAAAGCTTGCTATTACATTAATGAGTAGTAATAATACTCTAATGATTATTATCTAATAACATTCATAAATAATGGGagtgtttttacttttaatacatTACTTTTCACTGCAGTACTTTAACTTAAGTAGAGTAACTGATTACCTCCGCACCACTGGTTGTTTCCCAGTGTAAGACACAGAAACTGGCCTTAACTGGAAAACTGGTTTGGTAACATGTTTGAAAGTTAAAGCTTAGAAGTAAATCTGGCACTTAGAACATctgaaatattcaagtaaagtgCAGCAGTGTTGCATAGTGTTACTGCATATTACACTGGTCCTACTTTCAAGATAGTACAGTAACAAATATTAGTGAAACAAACGTGTAAGTAATTAAGGAATTAAATGCAGAGAGCACTGGTTTTTGAACTCCTAATACACTTTATATTGTGgatatttgacatttgacaGGAAAGCCACTggttgttactgtttttttctattGTACTCTAAATTTCTTGAAATCTCTGGCACAACAATCTCCTTcgggattaataaagttttatCTTATATTAATATACACAGCTATATTCAATAACTACACTATTTCTGATATATGGTATCTTTCGTAATGCACAGCCTCTTATTGCTGTAGCTGGTGGAGGTGTATTTCATTTTAACCAGTGTAGAGTATTTACTTgtaggtagttttgtctaataCGTCACATGATGATCATATGTTTTCTGCTGGTGTAATGTAATGATTTTGCTGGTGATCATGCTGGTTCTCCTCACCATGTAACCTCCCCACACATACAGCAGGTTGTCCTCCACCACAGCCGTGTGTCCGCTCCTCTCCCGGGCCACCAGCTCCGAGCAGTGCCTCTCGAAGGCAGGATCCATGCCTGGCTGCTAttaatagaagaaaaaaaaaaagggaagactTGTCTACGAGCCTGAATTTGTCAGATTTGTCTCAGAAATGTCACCTTCAGTGCACTCTCAGCTGTAGCTGCACTTAAATTGTGAAGCAAGTAAAATCACACATGCGAGCAGAGCTAACACAAAAGACACTCGTGTTGTTGTTCATCCGCTTTAAGGTAAAAATGAGGGAATTGTAACGTATTGTAACAACATTAGGAGGCTACGTAACGTCACAGTCCGAGTGCGAACGTGAGTAAAGGCAGCTGACACAAATACAAACGGCGTCAGAAATACGGAAATATTCCAAACTAATGTCTCACAAACACTTTTGGACATACTCACATGTGACTGGGCCCTTTTTTATGATGtcgtgtgttttcttctcatgtTGTGTGAAGCTCAGAGGACGACAACAATGTCTCTGTCCCAACAATTTAGCCATAGAGTGGTATGCAACTTCCGGTGCTTTTctcctgtcaaaataaaacatccatacgtttttggtttttgtttttttttgttttgtttttttatcatttaatgaATCTGAAGACTGATATAAGTGTAACCAAACGTCATAGATATGAATAGTACTTGGGTAAAAGTAGTTTAAAATATCTGAtatgaaatgtacttaagtatcaaacgTACGCTGAATCTAGGTGTCGATCAATTATCGAATCCTATATTCGGCACTCATCTGATTATCGGAGTcagtgtattattatttttcatttggtAAAATAAACGAATCTAAAAAATGTGccattttggctctgatgcatcacgcaatctgcaaagtaacgaCAAACTAAAATTAGCAAGTATATAATTGTgaataaatgtacaatatttgctTCCAAAATGTAATGGTGTGGAGGTATAAAGTAGTTTATGTGAAATAAACCGCATCAGTTTTCGGCCTCAAATTATCACTGATAAAGGATATCAACCAACTAAAATGGCTGGCATTTGATAGTAGTTTCAAACCAAACGAATATGACAGGGCATTCAAAACATGGTTAACTAAGGTAATCACAGCATGGTGCACTTTAGAGGAGAAAGGGGAGCTGGAGAGTTTTCAAAATATGAAGGATAAATACGATCTGGGGAAACATGACTTTCATAGATATCTACAACTAAGGGATTATTACAAGAAGAAAATCAGAAGAGATCCCTCCATGGAAGTTTGGGGTGTAACTCAACTTCTAATCAAATCATACGCAGGAATTTCTTTTAGAATTATATCGGCATTATATAAAGCATTGACAGTAAATaaaaattcaacaaaatatgtaaaagaaaaatgggaatCGGAACTCAGCATAGATATTACGGATCAACAATGGCAAGAGATGTGGAAAACACATCAAACCACCACCAGCTCACAGTCATGGAGGGAATTCTCGTGGAAAAACCTGATACGATTCTTTGTTacacctaaaataaaaaataaatattcaaaaaccacaaatatgtacATGCGTCCATTAAGGGAACAGCCGCAGATCCCTGACGTAGGGGGAGGTACTTCACCTGTCATGTGTTTCACTTCCCTTCAAAAAACAGTTAGAAAcgtgaaagaaaaatgtaattgataggggaaaaaaaacgcaAAAGCATGTTGATAGGTTTCTGAAACAGAATTATTATGAAATAGGACCAAGAGCTACTAAATTATTGGCAAAGCGCataaaaaagcagcaaacaATTAATAGCATCCATAAAATAAGAGACCCCCACACACAAGAGCTGTTTTGCACACCAGAAGATATAGAGAAAGTCTTCCGGGAGTATTATAGTAAACTGTATACTCAACCTATATCAGCAGGAGAAGGTGAGATGGAGGAATTTCTGAACTCTTTGGACTTGCCTTCAATTGGCTCctcacaaaatgaaatattaacaaCTGAAATTACAATGGAGGAGGTGACAGATGCaattaaaaagctgaaaaataaaaagagccCGGGCAGTGACGGTTATCCTGCTGAATGGTATAAGGTACTCAGGGAAGAACTGGCACCGTTACTTTTGGCATCATTCAATTGGACACTtaaggaaaacaaaatacctCCCTCGTGGGATGAAGCGATAATTTCTATACTCCCAAAACCTGGTAAGGATAAAGAGCAATGTGGAAATTATAGACCAATCTCACTATTGAACGTAGATTATAAAATATACACATCAATTATGTCAAACAGAATCAATAAATTTGTAACAGACATCGTAGAAGAAGATCAAACGGGATTCATAAGAAATAGACAAGCACATGATAACATCAGGAGAACTATACATATTGTTGAGCAAGCTCAAAAGGAAAAGCAGAATATGTTGTTATTAAGTGTGGACGCCGAAAAAGCGTTTGATTCTGTAAATTGGAAATTTTTATACAAAGTAATAGAAAGACTTGGATTTATTAGTAAATCAGTGCAATGTATAAAAACACTCTATCATCAACCCAGTGCCAGAATCAAAATCAATGGCAGCCTGACCGATAGGATAAATCTTCAAAGATCTACTAGACAAGGTTGCTGCTTATCGCCGACTCTATTTGCTCTCTTTATCGAACCACTAGCTCAAGCAGTCCGACAGAATGAAGGAATTAAAGGAGTGATTATAAATGGTGTGGAGCACAAAATAGGGCTCTTTGCTGATGACATCATGGCCTACCTCAGCCAGCCGGATGACTCTCTCCCTACACTAATGAGACTATTCGAAACATATGGACATCTCTCAGGTTACACgattaatatattaaaaacacaGGT is from Sparus aurata chromosome 16, fSpaAur1.1, whole genome shotgun sequence and encodes:
- the LOC115566313 gene encoding kelch domain-containing protein 1-like, giving the protein MDPAFERHCSELVARERSGHTAVVEDNLLYVWGGYMSIADNEVFLPNDEIWVYDLEQGVWKVFHMAGEVPPSMSGTCGSSLNGHMYIFGGCDDNGQTNQIYCVNLTDGKYTWRKIIHESGSAPSPRDKLTCWVYNGRLVYFGGYGHKLLTDVDSRNRSFIVDEASWVEDVFWGWNNEVHVFDPVHEGWSEPKTHGRPPAPRAAHASATVGCRGYICGGRVMETRTSDIHCLDLNSWTWSEIIPVSSSPVGRSWHTLTAVSDASLFLFGGLSVDCKPMSDGWLLDVETKKWREIEHPFKNKPRLWHTACPGKDSDVIVFGGSCDYILLVDTGHCNDALVFQMQPYPLFRICEDYIAKNVKNYEVLRSQLHFLPPKLLTAVQRRMSFYRPSKKQNY